Proteins from a genomic interval of Pseudoruegeria sp. SHC-113:
- a CDS encoding LysR family transcriptional regulator — protein sequence MDRLTEMEAFATVVDQGGFTDAARKMGISKSAVSKHVSSLEARLGARLLNRTTRRVSPTEIGLAYYDRARRVLNDAGEADALVTSMQSAPSGLLRISVATDFGVNHLSPVLGDFLLEFPDITVNMVLNNRYVELISEGFDMAVRIGELEDSSLRARKLTETTKRMIGSPAYFEKYGRPQKIDDLNEHKLLHYSSQSNGAVWKLTAPSGEKRQVRTAGWLSVNDGQSLLNAAISGLGIAYLPSFLYGDALKKGLVEEAIPDLPQETQGIYAVYPPGRFTQPKVRAFIDFLVNAFAEKGPDHW from the coding sequence ATGGACCGTTTGACCGAAATGGAAGCCTTCGCCACTGTCGTGGATCAGGGAGGGTTTACTGACGCCGCCCGCAAGATGGGGATCTCCAAATCGGCGGTGTCCAAACACGTATCTTCTCTGGAAGCCCGCCTTGGCGCGCGGCTTCTGAACCGCACCACCCGCCGGGTGAGCCCCACCGAGATTGGCCTTGCCTATTACGATCGCGCCCGCCGGGTGCTGAACGATGCGGGCGAGGCGGATGCGCTTGTCACCTCGATGCAATCGGCGCCCTCGGGCCTGCTGCGGATCTCCGTGGCCACCGACTTCGGCGTCAATCACCTCTCGCCGGTGCTGGGGGATTTCCTGCTCGAGTTCCCCGACATCACCGTGAACATGGTGCTCAACAACCGCTACGTGGAGCTGATCAGCGAGGGCTTTGACATGGCCGTGCGCATCGGTGAGCTGGAAGACAGCTCCCTGCGCGCCCGCAAGCTCACGGAAACCACCAAGCGGATGATCGGCAGCCCGGCCTATTTCGAGAAATACGGCCGCCCGCAGAAGATCGACGATCTGAACGAGCACAAGCTTCTGCATTATTCCAGCCAGTCCAACGGGGCCGTCTGGAAGCTCACCGCGCCCTCTGGCGAGAAGCGGCAAGTACGCACGGCGGGCTGGCTTTCGGTGAACGACGGCCAATCGCTGCTCAATGCCGCGATCTCCGGCCTTGGCATCGCTTACCTGCCGAGCTTCCTCTACGGCGACGCGCTGAAGAAAGGGCTGGTGGAAGAGGCCATTCCCGATCTGCCGCAAGAGACACAGGGCATCTATGCCGTCTACCCGCCGGGGCGGTTCACCCAGCCCAAGGTGCGCGCCTTCATCGATTTCCTCGTCAACGCCTTTGCCGAAAAAGGCCCCGACCACTGGTAA
- a CDS encoding OmpA family protein — MNALFAQALAACACLSGAAMAAPLSLPAGAELTAEEAEANGSFALPTGAWQESGAQLLPTEGQLRRSAWRIAGSSASTLDLIAPLRSQLEAAGFTILFACETDACGGFDFRFASGTMNAPAMHVDLGDFRFLSARRGTGQEAEYLGVMVSRSATEGFLQLTEIRPAAANQSEAGGTGGTGPITTAPTPTIPGSFAERLEGTGYLVLDDLAFETGSSELGKGPFDSLGALAAYLRANPERTVALVGHTDAEGSLEGNVALSKKRAASVAARLTQAHGVNPEQISAEGMGFLSPRASNLTDDGRTQNRRVEVVLTSTQ, encoded by the coding sequence ATGAACGCGCTTTTCGCCCAAGCTCTGGCCGCCTGCGCCTGCCTTTCTGGCGCGGCAATGGCTGCCCCGCTGAGCCTGCCCGCAGGGGCGGAGCTGACTGCGGAAGAGGCAGAGGCCAACGGCAGCTTCGCGCTGCCCACCGGGGCCTGGCAGGAGAGCGGCGCGCAGCTTTTGCCCACCGAAGGACAGCTGCGCCGCAGCGCCTGGCGCATCGCTGGCAGCAGCGCCTCGACGCTGGATCTCATCGCCCCCCTGCGCAGCCAGCTGGAGGCGGCTGGCTTCACGATCCTCTTTGCCTGCGAAACCGACGCCTGCGGCGGCTTTGATTTCCGCTTTGCCTCCGGCACGATGAACGCTCCGGCGATGCATGTGGATCTCGGCGATTTCCGTTTCCTTTCCGCCCGGCGTGGCACCGGGCAGGAGGCCGAATACCTCGGCGTCATGGTGAGCCGCAGCGCCACCGAGGGCTTCCTGCAGCTGACCGAAATCCGCCCCGCCGCCGCGAACCAGAGCGAAGCAGGCGGCACTGGTGGAACGGGGCCCATCACCACCGCACCAACGCCCACCATTCCCGGCAGTTTCGCAGAGCGGCTGGAAGGCACGGGCTATCTGGTGCTGGACGATCTGGCCTTCGAAACCGGCTCCTCCGAGCTGGGCAAGGGGCCGTTTGACTCGCTTGGCGCGCTGGCAGCCTATCTTAGGGCCAACCCGGAACGCACGGTCGCGCTGGTGGGGCACACCGATGCGGAAGGCTCGCTGGAGGGCAACGTAGCGCTTTCAAAGAAACGCGCCGCCTCTGTGGCGGCGCGGCTGACGCAGGCCCATGGCGTGAACCCGGAGCAGATCAGCGCCGAAGGGATGGGCTTCCTCTCCCCGCGCGCCAGCAACCTGACAGATGACGGGCGCACCCAAAACAGACGGGTCGAAGTGGTTCTCACTTCGACCCAGTAG
- a CDS encoding peroxidase-related enzyme (This protein belongs to a clade of uncharacterized proteins related to peroxidases such as the alkylhydroperoxidase AhpD.), with amino-acid sequence MTTEDTQPTALDLPMVDPLPADIQKYFDICTEKLGLIPNVLKAYAFDIEKLNAFTGLYNDLMLADSGLSKLEREMIAVVVSSINRCYYCLVAHGAAVRELSGDPELGEMLVMNYRVAKLTARHRAMLDFAALMTNASYTIEEKDREGLRSVGFSERDIWDIASVAGFFNMSNRIASATDMRPNPEYHSQSR; translated from the coding sequence GTGACAACAGAAGACACCCAGCCGACGGCGCTGGATCTGCCGATGGTGGATCCGCTGCCCGCCGACATCCAGAAATACTTCGACATCTGCACCGAGAAGCTGGGGCTCATCCCCAACGTGCTGAAGGCCTATGCCTTCGACATCGAGAAGCTGAACGCTTTCACCGGGCTCTACAACGATCTGATGCTTGCGGACTCCGGCCTCAGCAAGCTCGAGCGCGAGATGATCGCCGTCGTCGTCTCCTCCATCAACCGCTGCTATTACTGCCTCGTGGCCCATGGCGCGGCGGTGCGCGAGCTTTCGGGCGATCCCGAACTGGGCGAAATGCTGGTGATGAACTACCGCGTGGCCAAGCTCACGGCCCGCCACCGCGCGATGCTGGATTTCGCCGCGCTGATGACGAACGCGAGCTACACCATCGAAGAGAAAGACCGTGAAGGCCTGCGCAGCGTGGGCTTTTCGGAGCGCGACATCTGGGACATCGCCTCGGTGGCCGGGTTCTTCAACATGAGCAACCGGATCGCTTCGGCCACCGACATGCGGCCCAACCCCGAGTATCATTCGCAATCCCGATGA
- a CDS encoding GNAT family N-acetyltransferase, whose product MQSPDRAALFAALEATWPAARLETIGPWHIRFGAGGGKRVSAATPAGPVSEADIPQAEAAMHALGQDPLFMIRPEDSALDTALAARGYALVDPVRLYVAPIEALAAIDTERLSGFAIWPPLAIQEEIWAEAGIGAARLAVMPRAQGPKAAILGRAEARAAGTAFVALHGEIAMLHALEVSPQMRRKQAARKMMGVAAQWAQKAGARWMALAVTRENMPANALYASLGMASVETYHYRQLASAGAPDT is encoded by the coding sequence ATGCAAAGCCCCGACCGGGCGGCGCTCTTCGCAGCCTTGGAAGCCACATGGCCTGCCGCACGGCTCGAAACGATCGGCCCTTGGCACATCCGCTTCGGCGCCGGTGGCGGCAAACGCGTTTCGGCGGCGACACCGGCAGGCCCCGTGTCTGAGGCCGACATCCCGCAGGCCGAGGCCGCCATGCACGCGCTTGGGCAAGACCCCCTCTTCATGATCCGCCCGGAGGATTCCGCGCTCGATACCGCACTCGCGGCGCGCGGCTACGCACTTGTGGACCCGGTCCGGCTCTACGTGGCCCCCATCGAGGCCCTCGCCGCGATCGACACCGAACGGCTTTCTGGCTTCGCCATCTGGCCCCCGCTCGCCATTCAGGAGGAAATCTGGGCCGAAGCCGGGATCGGCGCGGCGCGGCTGGCGGTGATGCCGCGCGCGCAAGGCCCAAAGGCCGCCATTCTGGGCCGCGCCGAAGCCCGGGCGGCGGGCACGGCCTTCGTGGCGCTGCACGGGGAAATAGCCATGCTCCACGCGCTCGAAGTCTCCCCGCAGATGCGCCGCAAGCAGGCCGCCCGCAAGATGATGGGCGTGGCCGCGCAATGGGCGCAAAAGGCCGGTGCGCGCTGGATGGCGCTCGCCGTGACGCGCGAAAACATGCCAGCCAACGCGCTCTATGCTTCCCTCGGCATGGCATCTGTGGAAACCTACCACTACCGACAATTGGCATCCGCCGGGGCACCAGACACGTGA
- a CDS encoding competence/damage-inducible protein A produces the protein MPNPTAAMLVIGDEILSGRTRDSNMHFLAGELAKQGIDLVEVRVVADDRAAIIKAVQALSASADHLFTSGGIGPTHDDITAECIAAAFDTPITVRADARKLLADHYEATGRELNEARLRMARIPDGAALIDNPVSIAPGFTLQNVHVMAGVPSVFQAMVASVLPTLTGGAPLLSQSLRINRGEGDIAGPLAALAADFADLSIGSYPFQQDGAYGANIVIRGTDGARIDAAMTRLAQEFEGAL, from the coding sequence ATGCCCAACCCCACCGCCGCCATGCTCGTGATCGGGGACGAGATCCTCTCGGGCCGCACCCGCGATTCCAACATGCATTTCCTCGCCGGGGAACTGGCCAAACAGGGGATCGACCTGGTCGAGGTGCGCGTGGTGGCCGATGATCGCGCCGCGATCATCAAGGCGGTGCAGGCGCTTTCGGCCTCCGCTGATCACCTGTTCACCTCCGGCGGCATCGGCCCCACCCATGACGACATCACCGCCGAATGCATCGCCGCCGCTTTCGACACGCCGATCACCGTGCGCGCCGATGCCCGCAAGCTGCTGGCCGATCACTACGAGGCCACGGGGCGCGAGCTGAACGAGGCCCGCCTGCGCATGGCTCGCATCCCTGATGGCGCGGCGCTGATCGACAACCCCGTCTCCATCGCGCCGGGCTTCACCCTGCAGAATGTGCATGTGATGGCCGGGGTGCCTTCGGTGTTTCAGGCCATGGTGGCCTCGGTGCTTCCCACACTTACCGGCGGCGCGCCGCTGCTGTCGCAATCGCTGCGCATCAACCGGGGCGAGGGCGATATCGCCGGGCCGCTGGCCGCGCTGGCGGCGGATTTCGCTGATCTCTCCATCGGCTCCTACCCCTTCCAGCAGGACGGCGCTTACGGGGCCAATATCGTGATCCGGGGCACGGATGGGGCGCGGATTGATGCCGCCATGACCCGGCTCGCGCAGGAATTCGAGGGCGCGCTCTGA
- the sfsA gene encoding DNA/RNA nuclease SfsA gives MRFQTPLVPATLIRRYKRFLADVRLEDGREVVAHCPNPGGMIGLQEEGIRIWLEPNDDPKKKLKYGWRLVEHEGGHWTGIDTGVPNRVVKEALQAREIPALSAYSGVRPEAKYGASSRVDFLLTEPGLPDCYVEVKNVHLRRQGDLAEFPDSVTARGRKHLGELAAMVAEGHRAVMLYLVQRTDCARFALAADMDPAYAAAFVEARAAGVEALCHGTRISPEGVWLAGELPVEDV, from the coding sequence ATGCGCTTTCAAACCCCTCTCGTGCCCGCCACGCTGATCCGCCGCTACAAACGTTTCCTCGCCGATGTGCGGCTTGAGGATGGCCGCGAGGTGGTGGCCCATTGCCCCAATCCCGGCGGTATGATCGGGCTGCAGGAGGAGGGGATACGGATTTGGCTCGAGCCCAACGACGACCCGAAGAAGAAGCTGAAATACGGCTGGCGGCTGGTGGAGCACGAGGGCGGCCACTGGACGGGGATCGACACCGGCGTGCCGAACCGGGTGGTGAAGGAAGCGCTGCAGGCGCGCGAGATCCCGGCGCTTTCCGCTTACTCGGGCGTGCGGCCCGAGGCGAAATATGGCGCGTCGAGCCGGGTGGATTTTCTGCTCACCGAGCCGGGTCTGCCCGATTGCTACGTGGAAGTGAAAAACGTCCATCTGCGGCGGCAGGGCGATCTGGCGGAGTTTCCCGACAGTGTCACCGCGCGCGGGCGCAAGCATCTGGGGGAACTGGCGGCGATGGTGGCGGAAGGCCACCGTGCGGTGATGCTTTACCTCGTGCAACGCACCGATTGCGCTCGCTTTGCGCTGGCGGCGGATATGGACCCGGCTTATGCGGCGGCTTTCGTTGAAGCGCGGGCTGCCGGGGTGGAGGCGCTCTGCCATGGCACGCGGATTTCGCCGGAAGGGGTTTGGCTGGCAGGAGAGCTTCCGGTGGAAGATGTTTAA
- the map gene encoding type I methionyl aminopeptidase: MDDSRGRLTRDGIRIYPQDAFAGMHAAGRVAAEILDGVAALVIPGATTGELDQWITDQVEAMGATSATIGYKGYQHASCISVNHVVCHGIPGEKKLKDGDILNIDVTVIVDGWYGDTSRMYVAGKLPRKAERLIQVTHDSLMKGIEAVKPGNTFGDIGHAIQSYAESHRMSVVRDFCGHGLGRVFHAPPNVLHYGRPGSGPVLEEGMFFTIEPMINLGRPETKVLADDWTAVTRDKSLSAQFEHSVGVTADGVEIFTLSPAGRFHPTYGE, translated from the coding sequence TTGGACGATAGCCGTGGCCGCCTGACCCGTGACGGAATCCGCATTTACCCGCAGGATGCCTTTGCCGGCATGCATGCCGCTGGCCGCGTGGCCGCGGAAATCCTCGATGGCGTCGCCGCCCTCGTGATTCCCGGCGCGACGACGGGCGAGCTGGATCAATGGATCACCGATCAGGTCGAGGCCATGGGCGCGACATCGGCCACCATCGGCTACAAGGGCTACCAGCACGCCTCCTGCATCTCGGTGAACCATGTCGTCTGCCACGGTATCCCCGGTGAGAAGAAGCTCAAGGATGGCGACATCCTGAACATCGACGTCACCGTGATCGTGGATGGCTGGTACGGCGACACGAGCCGGATGTATGTGGCCGGGAAGCTGCCGCGCAAGGCGGAGCGGCTCATTCAGGTGACGCATGACTCCCTGATGAAGGGCATCGAGGCGGTGAAGCCGGGCAACACCTTCGGCGACATCGGTCACGCGATCCAGAGCTACGCCGAGAGCCACCGCATGTCGGTGGTGCGCGATTTCTGCGGCCACGGGCTCGGCCGCGTGTTCCACGCGCCGCCCAACGTGCTGCACTATGGCCGCCCGGGCTCCGGCCCGGTGCTGGAAGAGGGCATGTTCTTCACCATCGAGCCGATGATCAATCTGGGCCGCCCGGAAACCAAGGTTCTGGCCGACGATTGGACAGCCGTGACCCGCGACAAAAGCCTCTCGGCGCAGTTCGAGCACTCCGTGGGCGTGACGGCTGATGGCGTGGAAATCTTCACGCTCTCCCCGGCCGGGCGCTTCCACCCCACTTACGGGGAATAA
- a CDS encoding ornithine carbamoyltransferase, translating to MSHHLLRITDLKPRQIDYVLQRAITLGRDFAAGGMAPVLAGRRVALINGDRGWRNPVAMELGLAAMGAHCVQVPVGLAGAESPRDLARYLANWFDLVAIRTPSLGALDVFADACALPVLNLRTKQNHPFEVLGDLSYVRALRGGIEGLRVAVVGPDANILASWAEAAVALPIEVVQIAPPARWLAPSRYPTDRLQVSDDMGELARADAIVTDCWPRGAEEAEMAPFRIEAAHLDATKPGCLFIPCPPVTRGEEVSAAAMDHPRCVAYAAKAQLMHVQTAFAEAVLTERLPS from the coding sequence GTGTCACACCATCTTCTGCGCATCACGGATCTGAAGCCGCGCCAGATCGACTATGTCCTGCAACGGGCGATCACGCTGGGGCGCGATTTCGCGGCGGGGGGCATGGCTCCGGTGCTGGCCGGGCGCCGCGTGGCGCTGATCAACGGGGACCGCGGCTGGCGCAACCCGGTGGCGATGGAGCTTGGGCTTGCCGCCATGGGCGCCCATTGCGTTCAGGTGCCGGTGGGGCTTGCGGGGGCGGAAAGCCCGCGCGATCTGGCCCGCTATCTGGCGAACTGGTTCGATCTGGTGGCGATCCGCACCCCCTCGCTTGGCGCGCTGGACGTCTTTGCCGATGCCTGCGCGCTGCCCGTGCTGAACCTGCGCACCAAGCAGAACCACCCCTTTGAGGTCCTTGGTGATCTCTCCTACGTGCGCGCCCTGCGGGGCGGCATCGAAGGCTTGCGCGTGGCCGTTGTGGGGCCGGACGCCAATATCCTTGCCTCATGGGCGGAGGCCGCCGTGGCCCTGCCGATAGAGGTGGTGCAGATCGCCCCGCCTGCGCGTTGGCTGGCCCCCTCCCGCTACCCGACGGACCGCCTGCAGGTTTCCGATGACATGGGCGAACTGGCCCGTGCCGATGCCATTGTCACCGATTGCTGGCCACGCGGGGCGGAAGAGGCTGAGATGGCCCCGTTCCGCATCGAGGCCGCTCATCTGGACGCCACCAAACCCGGCTGCCTCTTCATCCCGTGCCCACCCGTCACGCGCGGTGAGGAGGTGAGCGCGGCAGCTATGGATCACCCCCGCTGCGTGGCCTATGCGGCCAAGGCGCAGCTGATGCATGTGCAGACGGCCTTTGCCGAGGCGGTGCTGACGGAGCGGTTGCCGTCTTGA
- the rsmD gene encoding 16S rRNA (guanine(966)-N(2))-methyltransferase RsmD, giving the protein MRIIAGSFRGKALASVGKGDAGAHLRPTTDRVRESLFNTLLGGKFGDPIEDARVLDLFAGTGALGLEALSRGAAEACFVDDGRKAQALISENIRLCRAEGESRLIRRDATRLPANTGAGFDLIFLDPPYGKGLGQKALESAVAGGWIAEGALIVFEDNAASAPAGFGVLGEKRYGDTVITFLEPTP; this is encoded by the coding sequence ATGCGCATCATTGCCGGCAGCTTTCGGGGCAAGGCCCTTGCCTCGGTTGGCAAGGGCGACGCGGGCGCGCATCTGCGCCCGACAACCGATCGCGTGCGCGAGAGCCTGTTCAACACGCTTCTGGGCGGGAAGTTCGGCGATCCGATTGAGGACGCGCGCGTCTTAGATCTGTTTGCAGGCACCGGCGCGCTGGGGCTTGAGGCGCTGTCGCGCGGGGCGGCGGAAGCCTGTTTCGTGGACGATGGCCGCAAGGCGCAGGCGCTGATTTCCGAGAACATCCGCCTGTGCCGCGCGGAAGGCGAGAGCCGTCTGATCCGGCGCGACGCCACGCGGCTGCCCGCCAACACAGGGGCCGGGTTTGATCTGATCTTCCTCGATCCGCCCTACGGCAAAGGGTTGGGGCAGAAGGCGCTTGAGAGCGCCGTGGCGGGCGGCTGGATCGCAGAGGGCGCGCTGATCGTTTTCGAGGACAACGCGGCCAGCGCCCCGGCCGGATTTGGCGTGCTGGGCGAAAAGCGCTATGGTGACACGGTGATCACCTTTCTGGAGCCCACCCCCTGA
- a CDS encoding peroxiredoxin has protein sequence MTISVGNKLPTAELFTIGEAGPAQVSLGDKLAGRKVVIFGLPGAYTGTCSTAHVPSFMRTKEAFAAKGVDEIICVSVNDPFVMKAWGEATGATEAGLTFLGDSMAAFTKAIGMDFTAPPAGLVDRSKRYAMLVDDGTVTVLNVEENPGVCETSAGEALLEQIA, from the coding sequence ATGACGATTTCCGTAGGAAACAAACTGCCGACGGCTGAGCTTTTCACCATCGGGGAGGCCGGCCCCGCGCAGGTGTCGCTGGGCGACAAGCTCGCCGGGCGCAAAGTGGTGATTTTCGGCCTGCCGGGCGCCTACACGGGCACCTGCTCCACCGCCCATGTGCCGAGCTTCATGCGCACCAAGGAGGCCTTCGCGGCCAAGGGCGTGGACGAGATCATCTGCGTGTCGGTCAACGATCCGTTCGTGATGAAAGCCTGGGGCGAGGCCACCGGTGCCACCGAAGCCGGCCTCACCTTCCTCGGTGACAGCATGGCCGCTTTCACCAAGGCCATCGGCATGGATTTCACCGCGCCCCCGGCCGGGCTGGTGGACCGCTCCAAACGCTATGCGATGCTGGTGGACGATGGCACGGTGACGGTGCTCAACGTCGAGGAAAACCCTGGCGTTTGCGAAACCTCCGCTGGGGAAGCCCTGCTGGAGCAGATCGCCTGA
- a CDS encoding Hint domain-containing protein: MALLTIPVGAFATGNITGNPPDSGVLVTGLPISDFVADLGGDPNVARVLLEIDDSDIQLGDVNGDGNPDSYITNGTRPLSFQIDVDGDGIPDFDVRGQNPNDLDIYVGGQEGDNIARFNGTFRIFESGTDTQVGTFPAQNLYISSNGNFPDPGEVKTIVDSGSGTFIIGGEGVFPPPPAICFVAGTMIQTRQGEVAVETLRVGDMVLTRGNSYQPVRWIGTRTLHAHEVKRDRRFRSVTIAAGVLGNDRPLRVSQQHRVLVSGARMELMFGMDEALVPAIALLDDRHVRLDAPETVTYVHILLDHHELVFSNGCFSESIQPGALFLDAQSSRTRAELLEMFPDIFTPGSLENTGALMPVLKRFEARAGLLH; the protein is encoded by the coding sequence ATGGCCCTTCTGACGATCCCGGTGGGTGCCTTCGCCACCGGCAACATCACCGGCAATCCACCTGACAGTGGCGTGCTCGTGACGGGCCTTCCGATCTCGGATTTCGTGGCCGATCTGGGCGGGGATCCCAATGTGGCGCGGGTGCTTCTTGAGATCGACGATTCCGACATCCAGCTGGGCGATGTGAACGGGGACGGAAACCCGGACTCCTACATCACCAACGGCACGCGCCCGCTGTCGTTCCAGATCGACGTCGACGGGGACGGTATCCCCGATTTCGACGTGCGTGGCCAGAACCCCAACGATCTGGACATCTACGTCGGTGGTCAGGAGGGCGACAACATCGCCCGGTTCAACGGCACCTTCCGGATCTTTGAAAGCGGCACCGACACTCAGGTCGGCACCTTCCCGGCACAGAACCTCTATATCTCCAGCAACGGCAATTTCCCCGATCCGGGCGAGGTGAAGACCATCGTCGATTCAGGCTCCGGCACGTTCATCATCGGCGGGGAAGGCGTGTTCCCGCCGCCGCCCGCGATCTGTTTCGTGGCCGGCACGATGATCCAGACGCGGCAGGGCGAGGTGGCGGTGGAGACTCTCAGGGTCGGCGATATGGTGCTGACGCGGGGCAACAGCTACCAGCCGGTGCGCTGGATCGGCACCCGCACCCTTCATGCCCACGAGGTAAAGCGCGATCGGCGCTTCCGGTCCGTCACCATTGCGGCGGGCGTCCTTGGCAATGATCGCCCCCTGCGCGTGAGCCAGCAGCACCGGGTGCTGGTGAGCGGGGCCCGCATGGAACTGATGTTCGGAATGGACGAGGCGCTGGTGCCCGCGATTGCCCTTCTGGACGATCGCCACGTGCGGCTCGACGCGCCCGAAACCGTGACCTATGTGCACATCCTGCTCGATCACCACGAGCTCGTGTTCTCCAACGGCTGCTTCTCTGAAAGCATCCAGCCCGGCGCGCTGTTTCTGGACGCGCAGTCCTCCCGCACCCGCGCCGAACTGCTGGAAATGTTCCCCGACATCTTCACCCCCGGCAGCCTTGAGAACACCGGCGCGCTGATGCCCGTGCTCAAACGCTTCGAGGCCCGCGCCGGGCTACTGCACTAA
- a CDS encoding mechanosensitive ion channel family protein — protein sequence MDTAAGIDVSKYLSLDWLVQLGLNVVAAFAILIVTLWAAKWVKNRIVSLGGKREELDPTLFAFLGNIARVMVMALGGIFILNRFGVETTSLVALIGAAGLAVGLALQGTLSNFAAGVMLILFRPFKTGDFIEVGGESGTVKEISIFTTELATPDNVQIIIPNAQVWGSPITNYSAHPTRRVDFVFGVSYGSDLKKAEGIIGDLIKADARIHADPEPFVKVGNLGDSSVDFTVRVWCNAADYWDIKFGLTRQVKDAFDAGGIDIPFPTRTMVQVTS from the coding sequence ATGGACACCGCAGCCGGAATTGATGTTTCGAAGTATCTCTCGCTCGATTGGCTCGTACAGCTGGGGCTGAACGTGGTGGCGGCCTTCGCCATCCTGATCGTCACGCTCTGGGCGGCGAAATGGGTGAAGAACCGGATCGTGAGCCTCGGCGGCAAGCGCGAGGAACTGGATCCGACGCTCTTTGCCTTCCTCGGCAACATCGCCCGCGTGATGGTGATGGCGCTTGGCGGGATCTTCATCCTCAACCGCTTCGGGGTCGAAACCACCTCGCTCGTGGCGCTGATCGGTGCCGCCGGCCTTGCCGTGGGCCTTGCCCTGCAGGGCACGCTGTCGAACTTCGCGGCCGGCGTGATGCTGATCCTGTTCCGCCCTTTCAAAACGGGTGATTTCATCGAAGTTGGCGGCGAAAGCGGCACGGTGAAGGAGATCTCGATCTTCACCACCGAACTGGCCACGCCGGACAATGTGCAGATCATCATCCCCAATGCGCAAGTCTGGGGCTCGCCCATCACCAATTACTCGGCCCACCCAACCCGCCGCGTGGATTTCGTCTTCGGTGTCTCCTACGGCAGCGATCTGAAGAAGGCCGAAGGGATCATCGGCGATCTGATCAAGGCCGATGCCCGCATCCATGCCGATCCGGAGCCCTTCGTGAAGGTTGGTAATCTCGGCGACAGCTCGGTGGATTTCACCGTCCGCGTCTGGTGCAACGCGGCAGACTACTGGGACATCAAGTTCGGCCTCACCCGGCAGGTGAAAGACGCCTTTGACGCTGGCGGGATCGACATCCCCTTCCCCACCCGCACGATGGTGCAGGTCACGTCCTGA
- a CDS encoding 4a-hydroxytetrahydrobiopterin dehydratase produces the protein MTEKLADPARAEALTALTATGWAHDETRDAISKSFVFKNFVEAFGFMTRSALFAEKWNHHPEWFNVYKTVEVTLTTHDAGGLSELDVKLARKMDALAG, from the coding sequence ATGACCGAGAAACTCGCAGACCCGGCGCGCGCCGAGGCGCTCACCGCGCTCACCGCCACCGGCTGGGCCCATGACGAAACGCGTGACGCGATCAGCAAGAGCTTCGTCTTCAAGAACTTCGTGGAGGCCTTCGGCTTCATGACGCGCAGCGCGCTGTTTGCCGAGAAGTGGAACCACCACCCGGAATGGTTCAATGTTTACAAGACGGTCGAGGTCACGCTAACCACCCATGACGCGGGCGGGCTTTCGGAGCTGGACGTGAAGCTCGCACGCAAGATGGATGCACTCGCAGGGTAA